From a region of the Sphaerodactylus townsendi isolate TG3544 linkage group LG16, MPM_Stown_v2.3, whole genome shotgun sequence genome:
- the PRXL2B gene encoding prostamide/prostaglandin F synthase isoform X1, with amino-acid sequence MAAVVDLGKVGANTVKYAANGEVVELRSLWKDQPCVVLFLRRFGCQVCRWIAKDVSKLKESLESHGVRLVGVAPESVGLKDFLDGNYFKGDLYLDETKQCYSDLGFKRYNALSIVPAALGKSVREVVSKANAEGIHGNFSGDLLQSGGMLIVSQGGEKVLLHFIQESLGDSVPLDTIIKILGLPANAEEEKRPQCNEEVCTG; translated from the exons ATGGCTGCAGTGGTGGATCTGGGCAAAGTAGGAGCCAATACCGTGAAGTACGCTGCTAATGGGGAG GTGGTGGAGCTGAGGAGTTTGTGGAAGGACCAGCCCTGCGTGGTGCTGTTCCTGCGCCGTTTTGGCTGCCAGGTGTGCCGTTGGATTGCTAAAGACGTCAGCAAGCTGAAAGAATCGCTGGAGAGCCACGGGGTCCGCTTAGTTGGGGTTGCACCAGAAAGCGTGGGTCTGAAGGATTTCCTAGACGGGAACTACTTCAAGGGAG acCTCTATCTAGATGAGACCAAACAATGCTACAGTGATCTCGGCTTCAAAAG GTATAATGCCTTAAGCATAGTTCCTGCTGCTTTGGGGAAGTCTGTTCGAGAAGTTGTCAGCAAG GCAAACGCTGAGGGCATTCATGGCAACTTCAGCGGGGATCTTTTGCAGAGTGGTGGAATGTTGATTGTCAGCCAAg GTGGTGAAAAAGTCCTCCTACATTTCATACAGGAGTCTCTGGGTGACTCTGTTCCCTTGGACACCATAATCAAGATCCTCGGCCTCCCAGCAaatgcagaagaagagaagaggcctCAG TGTAACGAAGAAGTCTGTACCGGATGA
- the PRXL2B gene encoding prostamide/prostaglandin F synthase isoform X2: MAAVVDLGKVVELRSLWKDQPCVVLFLRRFGCQVCRWIAKDVSKLKESLESHGVRLVGVAPESVGLKDFLDGNYFKGDLYLDETKQCYSDLGFKRYNALSIVPAALGKSVREVVSKANAEGIHGNFSGDLLQSGGMLIVSQGGEKVLLHFIQESLGDSVPLDTIIKILGLPANAEEEKRPQCNEEVCTG, from the exons ATGGCTGCAGTGGTGGATCTGGGCAAA GTGGTGGAGCTGAGGAGTTTGTGGAAGGACCAGCCCTGCGTGGTGCTGTTCCTGCGCCGTTTTGGCTGCCAGGTGTGCCGTTGGATTGCTAAAGACGTCAGCAAGCTGAAAGAATCGCTGGAGAGCCACGGGGTCCGCTTAGTTGGGGTTGCACCAGAAAGCGTGGGTCTGAAGGATTTCCTAGACGGGAACTACTTCAAGGGAG acCTCTATCTAGATGAGACCAAACAATGCTACAGTGATCTCGGCTTCAAAAG GTATAATGCCTTAAGCATAGTTCCTGCTGCTTTGGGGAAGTCTGTTCGAGAAGTTGTCAGCAAG GCAAACGCTGAGGGCATTCATGGCAACTTCAGCGGGGATCTTTTGCAGAGTGGTGGAATGTTGATTGTCAGCCAAg GTGGTGAAAAAGTCCTCCTACATTTCATACAGGAGTCTCTGGGTGACTCTGTTCCCTTGGACACCATAATCAAGATCCTCGGCCTCCCAGCAaatgcagaagaagagaagaggcctCAG TGTAACGAAGAAGTCTGTACCGGATGA
- the TNFRSF14 gene encoding tumor necrosis factor receptor superfamily member 14 isoform X1, whose translation MGWTRQEGLQRNIALDMAATKSLSSLLFRQIFTSIIFATLLFCSNACREEEYEINGECCPKCGPGSRVFKHCTSSSSTSCISCIKGTYTEHPHGLTYCLSCQICDSGSNLMIKRRCTYTENAVCSCAPGYYCTHFAGEDCDSCQEHTVAQPGYMVTQPGTETTDTQYVPCPAGTFSTEEMSPSCKPWTNCTKSGETEEKAGNATSDAICRKTPPNGDNNSHNLTMPIVIVASLVVLPLLVLFGFFCWRRKRKTEKPNAARQEEVPEYQCVPVAETNLMTPIQETTQISSKPAFQCG comes from the exons ACTCGCCAAGAAGGACTGCAGAGAAACATTGCATTGGATATGGCTGCAACAAAGtctctttcctctcttctctttcgGCAGATTTTTACTAGCATAATCTTTGCCACACTTCTGTTCTGCTCGAATGCATGCCGTGAGGAGGAATATGAAATTAACGGGGAATGTTGTCCTAAGTGCGGTCCAG GCTCCAGAGTCTTCAAACATTGCACTTCCTCTTCCAGTACAAGCTGTATCTCCTGTATAAAAGGGACTTACACAGAGCATCCACATGGTCTAACATATTGTTTGTCCTGTCAAATCTGTGATTCAG GGTCCAACCTGATGATTAAAAGAAGATGCACTTATACCGAGAACGCAGTGTGTTCCTGTGCGCCGGGTTATTACTGCACACACTTTGCTGGTGAAGACTGTGACTCGTGTCAAGAACACACTGTGGCCCAACCTGGTTATATGGTGACACAGCCTG GCACAGAAACCACTGACACCCAGTATGTCCCCTGCCCAGCTGGCACCTTTTCAACAGAAGAAATGTCCCCCTCTTGCAAACCGTGGACCAA CTGCACCAAATCAGGCGAAACAGAGGAAAAAGCTGGGAATGCAACCTCTGATGCAATTTGCAGAAAAACACCTCCAAATGGTGACAATAACAGCCACAATCTCACAATGCCAATTGTCATCGTTGCTAGTCTCGTCGTTCTACCACTTCTTGTCCTATTCGGTTTCTTCTGctggagaagaaagaggaagactgAAAAACCAA aTGCTGCTAGGCAAGAG GAAGTCCCAGAGTACCAGTGTGTTCCAGTGGCCGAGACCAATTTGATGACACCTATCCAGGAGACAACTCAAATCAGCAGCAAGCCCGCATTTCAATGTGGTTAA
- the TNFRSF14 gene encoding tumor necrosis factor receptor superfamily member 14 isoform X2 — MGWIFTSIIFATLLFCSNACREEEYEINGECCPKCGPGSRVFKHCTSSSSTSCISCIKGTYTEHPHGLTYCLSCQICDSGSNLMIKRRCTYTENAVCSCAPGYYCTHFAGEDCDSCQEHTVAQPGYMVTQPGTETTDTQYVPCPAGTFSTEEMSPSCKPWTNCTKSGETEEKAGNATSDAICRKTPPNGDNNSHNLTMPIVIVASLVVLPLLVLFGFFCWRRKRKTEKPNAARQEEVPEYQCVPVAETNLMTPIQETTQISSKPAFQCG, encoded by the exons ATTTTTACTAGCATAATCTTTGCCACACTTCTGTTCTGCTCGAATGCATGCCGTGAGGAGGAATATGAAATTAACGGGGAATGTTGTCCTAAGTGCGGTCCAG GCTCCAGAGTCTTCAAACATTGCACTTCCTCTTCCAGTACAAGCTGTATCTCCTGTATAAAAGGGACTTACACAGAGCATCCACATGGTCTAACATATTGTTTGTCCTGTCAAATCTGTGATTCAG GGTCCAACCTGATGATTAAAAGAAGATGCACTTATACCGAGAACGCAGTGTGTTCCTGTGCGCCGGGTTATTACTGCACACACTTTGCTGGTGAAGACTGTGACTCGTGTCAAGAACACACTGTGGCCCAACCTGGTTATATGGTGACACAGCCTG GCACAGAAACCACTGACACCCAGTATGTCCCCTGCCCAGCTGGCACCTTTTCAACAGAAGAAATGTCCCCCTCTTGCAAACCGTGGACCAA CTGCACCAAATCAGGCGAAACAGAGGAAAAAGCTGGGAATGCAACCTCTGATGCAATTTGCAGAAAAACACCTCCAAATGGTGACAATAACAGCCACAATCTCACAATGCCAATTGTCATCGTTGCTAGTCTCGTCGTTCTACCACTTCTTGTCCTATTCGGTTTCTTCTGctggagaagaaagaggaagactgAAAAACCAA aTGCTGCTAGGCAAGAG GAAGTCCCAGAGTACCAGTGTGTTCCAGTGGCCGAGACCAATTTGATGACACCTATCCAGGAGACAACTCAAATCAGCAGCAAGCCCGCATTTCAATGTGGTTAA